A genomic window from Bdellovibrio sp. SKB1291214 includes:
- a CDS encoding MFS transporter, with translation MALALVGLCLAAVIFLYFSNNPLNHSRKFMIRRFVNWFPLGMSYAFLYMGRYNLNVSKNALGDMMTKEQFGIIFAAGTITYGLSFLLNGPIVDKIGGKKGIIIATLGSSIMNLLMGGATYLYLMGRLKTNMVVAFSILFALNMFFQSYGAVSIIKVKAYWFHVRERGVFGAIFGTLISFGVYFAFDWGQAIVEASKLHIEGTKTAFQNFIQHIFAIDTGTTNATWLVFTIPAFLLICWALIDMVLLKDSPAEANFGEFDTADASSGDDENVKITMGLVLKKVFSNPIMYTIALVDFTSGVLRNGIMQWYLVFAHEMKATDEAFYNASEFFVKNWGLLLCLTGIIGGFAAGMMSDRFFQSRRGPPAAINNGTMIVLLILMSVFLTKEPNIVGACAILMTLAVIGVHSLMSGTAAADFGGKKMTATASGIVDGCVYLGSGIQSLAIGYLSAKSWHYWPLFLLPFSFLGLYLSLRMWNELPEATKKYILKQEQEAAKEQGNALRSENPSTT, from the coding sequence ATGGCTTTAGCTCTCGTGGGACTGTGTCTTGCTGCGGTAATTTTTTTATACTTCAGCAACAATCCGTTGAATCATTCACGCAAGTTTATGATTCGTCGTTTCGTTAACTGGTTTCCATTGGGCATGTCTTATGCCTTCTTGTACATGGGACGCTACAACCTGAACGTTTCTAAAAACGCTTTGGGTGACATGATGACGAAGGAACAATTCGGTATCATCTTCGCAGCCGGCACCATCACTTACGGCCTTTCGTTCCTTCTCAATGGTCCGATCGTTGATAAAATCGGCGGTAAAAAAGGGATCATCATCGCGACACTGGGTTCATCTATTATGAACTTACTCATGGGTGGAGCTACTTATCTTTACCTCATGGGTCGTTTGAAAACGAACATGGTGGTCGCTTTCTCGATCTTGTTCGCCTTAAACATGTTCTTCCAATCTTACGGCGCGGTTTCTATCATCAAAGTAAAAGCTTACTGGTTCCACGTTCGTGAACGCGGCGTCTTTGGAGCGATCTTTGGTACTTTGATTTCTTTCGGTGTGTATTTCGCATTCGACTGGGGTCAAGCGATTGTGGAGGCCTCGAAGCTTCACATCGAAGGCACGAAAACAGCTTTCCAAAACTTTATCCAACACATCTTTGCGATCGACACGGGTACAACAAATGCCACATGGTTGGTGTTCACGATTCCAGCGTTCCTTTTGATCTGCTGGGCCTTGATCGACATGGTTCTTTTAAAGGATTCTCCAGCTGAAGCAAACTTCGGCGAATTCGATACAGCGGACGCTTCTTCTGGTGATGATGAAAACGTTAAAATCACAATGGGTTTGGTTCTTAAAAAAGTATTTTCGAACCCGATTATGTACACGATCGCTCTTGTGGACTTCACGTCAGGCGTTCTTCGTAACGGTATCATGCAGTGGTATTTGGTTTTCGCGCATGAAATGAAGGCCACGGATGAAGCTTTCTATAATGCGTCTGAGTTCTTCGTAAAAAACTGGGGCCTGCTACTGTGCTTAACTGGTATCATCGGTGGTTTTGCTGCCGGCATGATGTCGGACCGCTTTTTCCAGTCCCGTCGTGGTCCACCAGCTGCGATCAACAATGGTACTATGATCGTATTGTTGATTTTGATGTCTGTGTTCCTTACTAAAGAACCAAACATCGTGGGAGCTTGTGCGATCTTGATGACTTTGGCAGTTATCGGCGTGCATTCTCTGATGTCTGGTACAGCTGCTGCTGACTTCGGTGGTAAGAAAATGACAGCCACGGCTTCTGGTATCGTAGATGGTTGTGTGTACTTGGGTTCAGGTATCCAATCCTTGGCCATCGGTTACTTGTCAGCAAAAAGCTGGCACTACTGGCCTTTGTTCCTTCTTCCTTTTTCGTTCCTAGGTTTGTACCTGTCCCTTCGCATGTGGAATGAACTTCCTGAAGCGACTAAGAAGTACATCCTTAAGCAGGAGCAAGAAGCTGCCAAAGAACAAGGAAACGCGCTTCGAAGCGAAAATCCTTCGACGACTTAA
- a CDS encoding fumarate hydratase yields the protein MSFKYFPLYEKQKDNTQYRKISSDHVSTQKIGDREVLVVAPEALELIAQEALSDVSHLLRSAHLQKLENILQDPEASANDRFVAVDLLKNAIIAAQMEFPSCQDTGTAIVVGKKGESVFTGFDDKEYLSKGVYNTYQKRNLRFSQMAPITFFDEKNTGTNLPAQIDIYSEKGDEYHFLFLAKGGGSANKSYLHQKTKAVLNPEGFEKFVKEVLVSLGTAACPPYHLAFCVGGTSAEETLKIVKYASAGYLDGLPTSGSEGGRAFRDLEMEKQVEKWARESGIGAQFGGKYFVHDVRVIRLPRHGASCPIGVGVSCSADRNIRGKITKEGIFLEQLELHPEQYLPNHLQDTAAEAISIDLNQPIEETLKILSSLKVATRVMLNGPMIVARDIAHSKLKEKVDRGEGVPDYFKQYAVYYAGPAKTPKGYASGSFGPTTSERMDPYVDTFQSLRGSMIMLGKGNRSQQVTDACQKHGGFYLGSIGGPAARLGKECITKVEVLDFPELGMESVWKIEVKDFPAFIIVDDKGNDFFKSFLRKV from the coding sequence ATGTCATTTAAGTATTTCCCCCTCTACGAAAAGCAAAAAGATAACACTCAATATCGTAAGATCTCCTCAGATCACGTCAGCACCCAAAAAATCGGTGACCGTGAAGTTTTGGTCGTCGCACCTGAAGCTTTGGAGCTGATCGCTCAGGAAGCATTGAGTGACGTGTCGCATTTGCTGCGCTCCGCACACTTACAAAAACTCGAAAATATTCTTCAGGATCCAGAAGCTTCTGCAAATGATCGCTTTGTGGCTGTGGATCTTCTAAAAAATGCGATTATCGCAGCGCAAATGGAGTTTCCTTCGTGTCAAGATACGGGAACTGCCATCGTAGTTGGTAAAAAAGGGGAAAGCGTCTTTACGGGCTTTGATGACAAAGAATATTTGTCTAAAGGTGTTTACAACACTTACCAAAAGCGCAACTTGCGTTTTTCACAAATGGCGCCAATCACTTTCTTTGACGAGAAAAACACCGGAACTAACTTACCTGCGCAGATTGATATCTACTCTGAAAAGGGTGACGAGTATCATTTCTTGTTCTTGGCAAAGGGCGGTGGTTCTGCGAACAAATCTTATTTGCACCAAAAAACCAAGGCGGTTTTAAATCCTGAGGGGTTTGAAAAGTTCGTGAAAGAAGTTTTGGTTTCTTTAGGAACTGCAGCATGTCCCCCATATCACTTGGCCTTCTGTGTGGGAGGAACTTCTGCCGAGGAAACTTTAAAAATCGTGAAATATGCCTCTGCGGGTTATCTGGATGGTCTGCCGACTTCTGGTTCTGAAGGGGGCCGTGCTTTCCGTGATCTTGAGATGGAAAAACAAGTCGAAAAATGGGCTCGCGAATCCGGCATTGGGGCGCAGTTCGGTGGTAAATACTTCGTGCATGATGTGCGCGTGATTCGTCTGCCTCGTCACGGAGCGAGCTGTCCCATTGGTGTGGGCGTGAGCTGCTCTGCGGATCGCAATATTCGCGGCAAGATCACGAAGGAAGGTATCTTCCTTGAACAATTGGAACTTCACCCGGAACAGTACTTACCAAATCATTTGCAAGACACGGCGGCTGAAGCCATCAGCATCGATTTGAATCAACCTATCGAAGAGACATTGAAAATCCTTTCTTCACTGAAAGTGGCAACGCGTGTGATGTTAAACGGTCCTATGATCGTGGCGCGTGATATTGCGCACTCGAAGCTTAAAGAAAAAGTGGATCGCGGCGAAGGTGTGCCAGATTACTTTAAGCAGTACGCGGTCTATTACGCGGGACCCGCAAAAACTCCAAAAGGTTATGCTTCCGGTTCCTTTGGTCCGACGACTTCAGAGCGCATGGATCCATACGTAGATACATTCCAAAGCCTGCGCGGATCAATGATCATGCTGGGTAAGGGCAATCGTTCGCAACAGGTGACAGACGCTTGCCAAAAACATGGCGGGTTCTATTTAGGCTCTATCGGTGGACCAGCCGCACGTTTAGGCAAAGAGTGCATCACGAAAGTGGAAGTTCTAGATTTCCCGGAGCTCGGCATGGAATCCGTCTGGAAAATCGAAGTAAAAGATTTCCCAGCCTTCATCATCGTAGACGACAAAGGAAACGATTTCTTCAAATCATTCCTTCGCAAAGTCTAA
- a CDS encoding AI-2E family transporter — MIDALKEKSQLVTWVLLFILGALFLYINLPFVVPLILAGIFAMGLINFTNRIANRVRAPRWLTVFGLVFVGLGAACVPLSLALYRVTVHLTGKQEDLQSSPIVEQLKNLQNQGMGLLKKATEWTGYDLATPAQGMTESVFKKIGGWLLAYSSDVVAQLPGILFNFFIFVLFLYFLLLKAGQIKAFVLRYSVVDEKLTESLIQVAKDSCAVTLFSTFVIGLIQAFLIGVGGLIFGEGDFWLVVTVTFVVSFIPIIGAAPVGFLLAILAFIGGRTGPGIGMAVVATVAGTIDNVLKPFLAGNLGDQKINPVIGFTCVIGAIVMFGISGLLLGPVIMNLAYGAIPLLLKHLKHNGSTFFSNHASTSDGRTDT; from the coding sequence ATGATTGATGCGTTGAAAGAAAAATCACAGCTGGTTACTTGGGTCCTTCTCTTTATTCTTGGTGCGCTTTTCCTTTATATTAATTTGCCTTTCGTTGTGCCTTTGATCTTGGCCGGCATCTTTGCCATGGGCCTTATCAACTTCACAAACCGTATAGCGAACCGAGTCCGTGCTCCCCGCTGGCTGACCGTATTCGGTTTAGTTTTTGTGGGCCTGGGTGCTGCATGCGTTCCGTTGTCCTTAGCTCTATACAGAGTCACGGTCCATCTCACTGGCAAACAAGAGGACCTTCAATCCTCTCCTATTGTGGAGCAACTTAAAAACCTGCAAAACCAAGGAATGGGTTTACTTAAAAAAGCGACGGAGTGGACCGGTTATGATCTGGCGACTCCAGCACAGGGTATGACAGAGTCCGTGTTTAAAAAAATCGGTGGTTGGCTTTTAGCTTATTCCTCGGACGTCGTGGCTCAACTTCCAGGCATTTTATTCAACTTTTTTATCTTCGTTCTGTTTTTGTATTTCCTGCTATTGAAGGCCGGACAGATCAAAGCTTTCGTACTACGCTACAGCGTCGTTGATGAAAAGTTGACTGAATCCCTGATCCAAGTGGCAAAAGATTCCTGCGCAGTCACCTTGTTTTCAACCTTTGTGATTGGCTTGATTCAAGCCTTCTTAATCGGCGTTGGCGGCTTAATCTTTGGTGAGGGTGATTTTTGGTTGGTCGTAACGGTGACATTTGTGGTGTCATTCATTCCCATTATTGGAGCGGCTCCAGTGGGATTCTTGCTCGCGATCTTAGCGTTCATCGGCGGTCGCACGGGACCAGGCATCGGGATGGCAGTCGTTGCAACAGTCGCAGGCACTATCGACAACGTTTTAAAACCCTTCCTGGCCGGAAATCTTGGTGATCAAAAAATCAATCCAGTCATCGGCTTCACTTGTGTCATCGGTGCTATCGTGATGTTCGGCATCTCTGGTTTGTTATTGGGACCCGTCATCATGAATCTCGCCTACGGCGCGATCCCTTTGCTTTTAAAGCATCTCAAGCACAACGGCTCCACTTTCTTCAGCAATCACGCCTCCACAAGTGATGGAAGAACCGATACCTAA
- a CDS encoding PilZ domain-containing protein, which produces MMKAQVFINGIHALPPQLKKDKSLKTEIVDNPYELREKMKDDTIAEKIIVAFLPFLEVRHYELYMHLQKTTPNLKIFFIVSELSSNMRIRLRADNNFIVMWKTEETNLVKNIHKYLDGKNVESRQDRREQATSKGLLSPSKLPLGNQNKGFQPILGGAFENLSQHGTCMKIQAPFYEKKDFVNLTYQNNEGEFVSLEGQVRWSKWNQDTKTQELGVHFLSSIVV; this is translated from the coding sequence ATGATGAAAGCACAAGTATTTATCAACGGAATTCACGCACTACCACCTCAACTAAAAAAAGATAAGTCACTGAAGACTGAGATCGTAGACAATCCCTACGAACTTCGTGAAAAAATGAAGGACGACACCATCGCAGAAAAAATCATCGTCGCTTTCTTGCCGTTCCTGGAAGTGCGCCACTATGAACTTTACATGCACTTACAAAAAACGACGCCGAATCTTAAAATCTTTTTTATCGTGAGTGAGCTATCTAGCAACATGCGCATTCGCCTCAGAGCCGACAACAACTTTATCGTCATGTGGAAAACTGAAGAAACAAACCTGGTTAAAAACATTCACAAATACTTAGATGGAAAAAATGTGGAGTCACGACAGGATCGTCGCGAACAGGCCACCTCAAAAGGCCTTCTAAGCCCTTCGAAACTGCCACTAGGAAATCAAAACAAAGGCTTTCAACCCATTTTGGGCGGAGCTTTTGAAAACCTTTCCCAACACGGTACTTGCATGAAAATTCAAGCACCGTTTTACGAAAAAAAGGACTTCGTGAATTTAACTTATCAGAACAACGAAGGTGAATTCGTTTCTCTAGAAGGACAAGTGCGCTGGTCGAAATGGAACCAAGACACAAAAACTCAAGAACTGGGAGTTCATTTTCTCTCTTCCATCGTAGTCTAA
- a CDS encoding Hsp70 family protein — MSDSFLAIDFGTSNSLVGAYHNGKTHGALPLDPKAADQTLMRTLLYFPNPDLCYYGAEAIEQYIEQDMEGRLFRSFKSHLPNQSYLGTVIDNRIVTLENMVGIFLLELKKRAEKHLNQEVTKAVIGRPARYSMDPVADGFALHRMEKAAKMAGFQEVQFVPEPLAAAFDYRKQITQEKIVLIGDFGGGTSDFTLIRLRAEGFDSKDVLAIDGCPMAGDALDSVFMSHRLNEYFGAKSRYRLPMSSNVLTMPPAVTQKLNHPAHIVHLKEKDTYEFIREVKKCSLGAKDKEAIERLFVLLEDQQIFPFFEAIEKTKRGLSGAESFDFRFDYPEIEITENFTTAQFIEWAMNTRQKIFEGLDRCLDSAGVAPGQVDLVCLTGGTAKVPFIQAELENRFGKDRLQTQSHFHSVLSGLVESASFWAKGQKVT; from the coding sequence ATGTCTGATTCGTTTCTTGCCATTGACTTTGGAACCAGCAACTCGCTTGTGGGAGCTTATCACAATGGGAAAACCCATGGGGCACTTCCCCTTGATCCAAAGGCCGCAGACCAAACGTTGATGCGCACGTTGCTTTATTTCCCAAATCCTGATCTTTGTTATTATGGTGCGGAAGCGATTGAACAGTATATCGAACAAGATATGGAAGGTCGCCTCTTTCGCTCGTTTAAGTCTCATCTGCCCAACCAGAGTTATTTGGGTACTGTGATTGATAATCGCATTGTGACTTTAGAAAACATGGTTGGCATCTTTTTGTTGGAATTAAAAAAACGCGCTGAAAAACATCTGAATCAAGAAGTCACAAAAGCAGTTATTGGCAGACCCGCAAGATATTCTATGGACCCTGTGGCGGATGGATTTGCCCTGCACCGTATGGAAAAAGCGGCCAAGATGGCGGGCTTTCAAGAAGTGCAGTTCGTGCCAGAACCGTTGGCTGCGGCCTTTGATTATCGCAAACAAATCACCCAAGAAAAAATCGTTCTTATCGGCGACTTCGGCGGAGGGACTTCAGACTTTACTTTAATCCGCCTGCGCGCTGAGGGTTTTGATAGCAAAGATGTCTTGGCCATTGACGGCTGCCCGATGGCCGGTGATGCATTGGATTCCGTTTTTATGAGTCATCGCTTGAATGAATACTTTGGCGCAAAATCACGCTATCGCCTCCCTATGAGCAGTAATGTTCTGACGATGCCTCCCGCTGTCACTCAGAAATTGAATCACCCTGCTCACATTGTGCATCTTAAAGAAAAAGACACTTACGAATTCATTCGCGAAGTGAAAAAATGCTCTTTGGGAGCAAAAGACAAAGAAGCTATCGAACGATTATTCGTGTTACTAGAAGACCAACAAATCTTCCCTTTCTTTGAAGCGATTGAAAAAACGAAAAGGGGTCTATCGGGTGCTGAATCCTTTGACTTCCGGTTTGACTATCCCGAAATCGAAATCACTGAGAACTTCACCACCGCTCAGTTTATCGAATGGGCAATGAACACGCGCCAAAAGATCTTTGAAGGCCTTGATCGCTGCTTGGATTCCGCAGGAGTTGCCCCTGGTCAGGTCGATCTCGTGTGTCTCACAGGCGGAACAGCCAAGGTGCCATTTATCCAAGCCGAGCTCGAAAATCGCTTTGGCAAGGACCGCCTGCAAACCCAATCTCACTTCCACTCCGTGCTTTCGGGCCTGGTGGAATCGGCAAGCTTTTGGGCAAAAGGCCAAAAGGTCACTTAA